In one Diabrotica virgifera virgifera chromosome 5, PGI_DIABVI_V3a genomic region, the following are encoded:
- the LOC126885544 gene encoding uncharacterized protein LOC126885544, whose translation MAEVGDEVDRLKQELEKAREEVCKLQDERQRVAQNELNYLRKEMEELRMAGNRRVEMIGAREVKEWCGSEGEMSVEEFVERVEMLQQINGWTEQNTADLVRRRMIGESAEFLRNATSQKQEGWTWKEIKGLLLQRFGVKKDRVEEMAKLMNIRRKEGENYRRFADRCRTAARYVVKEYEKEEEKQVANEIREEMILGVFMEGLNSEVRRVVKARKGVNTLTVVLDMLKDIGEEGDRKRVRKVRKELEEEEANSSGSEESFATVVSNSSERRGIRRIEGEKKEGFVKMNRADAIVAGGSKWHDRANPAGEVQGERQRSLRRVPYTPCRRCGQVGHWTRECTIHLGNQKSGESRWKPEEGTRVGKRASNEECFQCGRPGHFINTCPQTICDNCGYGGHVWRQCQNTGTSARRGPFSRRQRPWESDKSDRGVEDYASLAGRRAESRSVSPN comes from the coding sequence ATGGCGGAAGTTGGTGACGAGGTAGATAGGTTGAAACAAGAGTTAGAAAAGGCGAGAGAGGAAGTATGCAAGTTACAAGATGAGAGACAGAGGGTCGCACAAAACGAACTGAACTATTTGAGGAAGGAAATGGAAGAACTGAGAATGGCCGGAAATAGGAGGGTGGAAATGATAGGTGCCAGAGAGGTGAAAGAATGGTGTGGTAGCGAAGGAGAGATGAGTGTAGAGGAGTTTGTTGAGAGAGTAGAGATGTTGCAGCAAATTAATGGGTGGACTGAGCAGAACACAGCTGATTTGGTGAGACGAAGAATGATTGGCGAGTCGGCAGAATTTTTGCGAAATGCGACGAGTCAGAAGCAAGAGGGATGGACATGGAAGGAGATAAAAGGGTTGCTATTGCAGCGGTTTGGGGTGAAAAAAGACAGAGTGGAGGAAATGGCGAAACTAATGAACATCCGACGGAAGGAGGGGGAAAATTATCGGAGATTCGCTGATAGGTGTAGAACAGCGGCGCGCTATGTTGTGAAAGAATATGAGAAAGAAGAGGAAAAGCAAGTAGCGAATGAGATTCGAGAGGAGATGATCTTGGGAGTATTCATGGAGGGTTTAAATAGCGAGGTACGACGTGTGGTGAAGGCTAGGAAGGGAGTAAATACCCTGACGGTGGTATTGGATATGTTGAAGGACATAGGAGAGGAAGGTGACCGGAAAAGAGTAAGGAAGGTGAGGAAGGAACtagaggaagaagaagcaaacAGCAGCGGTTCTGAGGAGAGCTTTGCGACGGTAGTAAGCAATAGCAGCGAGCGAAGAGGAATTCGGCGGATCGAAGGTGAGAAGAAGGAAGGATTTGTAAAGATGAACCGCGCAGATGCTATAGTAGCGGGCGGGAGTAAATGGCATGATAGGGCGAATCCGGCTGGAGAAGTGCAAGGAGAGCGGCAGAGATCACTGCGCAGAGTACCGTACACCCCATGTAGGAGGTGTGGACAGGTTGGTCACTGGACACGGGAGTGCACGATACATCTGGGCAACCAGAAGAGTGGAGAGTCACGTTGGAAACCGGAAGAAGGAACACGGGTGGGGAAAAGGGCGAGCAACGAAGAATGCTTTCAGTGTGGGCGACCGGGGCACTTTATAAACACATGTCCACAGACCATATGCGATAATTGTGGATATGGCGGTCACGTGTGGAGACAGTGCCAAAATACTGGAACATCCGCGAGGAGGGGCCCATTTTCGCGGCGACAACGGCCATGGGAATCAGATAAGTCAGACAGGGGGGTGGAAGATTACGCGAGCCTAGCCGGAAGACGGGCTGAAAGCCGTAGCGTTTCCCCAAACTAG